TTAATGGGCTAGGTGTGTTAGGCTGGGGAGTCGGTGGTATTGAAGCAGAAGCAGCCATGCTGGGGCAGCCTATTTCGATGCTGATTCCTGAAGTGGTGGGGTTTGAATTAACGGGTCAACTTCAAGAAGGGATTACCGCCACTGATTTAGTCTTAACCGTTACTCAGTTGCTTCGCCAAGAAGGTGTGGTTGGCAAGTTTGTAGAATTTTATGGCGCAGGACTTAGTCAGCTGCCACTGGCTGACCGAGCCACCCTTGCTAATATGGCACCCGAATATGGGGCTACTTGTGGTTTTTTCCCTATAGACCAGGAAACCCTTAATTATCTTACACTTAGTGGCCGCCCAGCAGCCACCATTGCACTGGTGGAAGCTTATGCCAAAACCCAGGGGTTATGGCGGACAGATGATATGCCTCCCCCGTTATATAGCAGTCAATTGAGCCTTGACTTAGCCACTGTCGAAGCAAGTCTGGCAGGCCCCAAACGTCCTCAAGACCGCGTTGCTTTAAAACAAGCTGCGCAAACCTTGCAAGCAACATTAGAGCTGGCTGGACGAACGGAGCCCAGCAAAACCAACGTTGCTGACTATCAGTTAACGGATGGTGATGTGGTCATTGCGGCAATTACTTCCTGTACCAATACCTCTAACCCGGCGGTGATGCTAGGAGCAGGACTAGTTGCGAAAAAGGCCCTGGAAAAAGGTATGACCGTCAAGCCTTGGGTAAAAACCTCCTTAGCGCCGGGGTCGAAAGTGGTCAGTGAGTATCTTGCTGCCTCTGGCTTACAAACTGCACTCGATCAGTTAGGCTTTAACTTAGTGGGCTATGGCTGCACCACCTGCATTGGCAACTCAGGCCCCCTACCCGCGCCTATCAGTCAAGCCATTCAACAGGCCGACTTACATGTCTGCTCAATATTATCTGGCAACCGTAATTTCGAAGGCCGCGTACATCCCCAGGTAAAAGCGAATTGGCTGGCTTCACCGCCACTCGTTGTTGCCTATGCGCTAGCAGGCACCTTGCGCATTAATTTAACCACCGACCCAATTGGAGAAGATAGTCAAGGCACCCCCATCTATTTAAAAGATATCTGGCCAACCCAGCATGAAATACAACAGCTACAGACTCATGTATCACAAAGCCTGTTTCAACAGGAATACCAAGCCGTATTTGATGGCACACAAGACTGGCAACAGCTGAGTGCTCCCAAAGGAGACATTTTTAATTGGGATAGCCAGTCTACCTATATTCGCCACCCGCCTTTTTTTGAAGGCCCATATGCAGAGCCTCAACAGTCAGATATAGAAGGAGCCCGTATGCTCGCCTTACTGGGAGACTCAGTCACTACCGACCATATTTCACCTGCTGGGGTCATTAAATCGGATAGCCCTGCTGGAGAATATTTACAAAGCCAGGGTGTTGAGCCCAAAGATTTTAATTCCTACGGCTCTCGTCGGGGCAATCATGAAGTAATGATGCGTGGCACCTTTGCCAATATCCGGATTCGTAATGAAATGGTCCCTGGCATTGAAGGTGGCTATACCCTAGATGTGATTACAGGAGAACAACAACCCATTTACGATGCAGCCATGCGTTATCAGTCTCGGGGCATTCCTTTAGTGGTCATTGCTGGTAAAGAGTATGGAACAGGCTCAAGCCGTGACTGGGCCGCCAAAGGCACCCGCTTATTAGGTGTTAAAGCTGTCATTGCAGAAAGCTTTGAGCGGATTCATCGCTCAAACTTAATTGGAATGGGGGTATTACCACTACAGTTTGAACAAGGTGTCAGCCGAGCCAGCCTGCAACTGACGGGGGAAGAAACTATCAATATTACTGGGATTAAAGCTGGGCTTACCCCTCAACAAATAGTAGCTGTGGTTATTTCGCGCCCAGACCAGTCGATTGAAACCATTAATGTCCGCTGTCGTATTGATACCCTAGATGAACTGCACTATTACCAACAGGGGGGTATTTTACATTATGTGCTGGCTAGGGCCTGTTAACAGCCTGGGTGCTTCTCAGGCTAATGCACTCTTATTGAGTGACTAGAAAAAACGGAGCTATTATAAGACAGTAAAAAACCAAAATAAGCCGTCTTATATCCCTATCGATTATTAGTTAAGTTCGTGATAAGTTAATAACCGGTAACTATAAGCAACTAATTACAGGGCACCACTAATAGAGATGCCATATAACAAGTTGTCACTACCTTTCCTCTTACCCTTGTTTACAAATAATGCCAATACCTGGAAACTGTGAAATGGTGGCATTTTATGACCGCTGTCAAGCAGGTGTATTTGTACTTCAAGCGATTTATAAAAAACACATAAATGGAAATCACTTTCCAGAGGAATAACAACAATGATCCAAAAGTTTTTATCTATTCCAACCAAACGACAACTGACTCGTTGTCGCTGGGGGATTGTCACCTTAACCTTATCTATTACCGCCTGTGCAGCAACACCTCCTGCCAAACAAGCCATAATAGAAGGTGAGCGTAGTGTACCGATTGAAGCTAAAAAAGGCATGGTAGTCACTAGCCATACATTAGCCACCAAAGTTGCCCAGCAGGTGCTGGCTGAAGGAGGTAATGCTATAGACGCTGCGGTTACAGCGGGTTTTGCTTTAGCCGTTACCCAGCCTCGGTCGGGTAATATTGGCGGTGGTGGTTTTATGCTGATTTCCAACGACAAGAAAAAAATGGTGGAAGCCATCGACTACCGGGAAACAGCTCCTTCGGGTGCCAGTGAAAAAATGTTCCAAGACAGTAAAGGTAATGTGGTCACCGACCGTAGTCGCTTCACGCATTTAGCAGCCGGTGTGCCAGGAACGGTCGCGGGATTATTAATGGCCCTTGAACGTCATGGGACTATTTCACGAGAGCGAGCCTTGGCCCCTGCAATCAAGCTAGCAGAAGATGGTTTTATTGTACCTGCTCGCTTTACTAAAGGTACCGTTGAAGCAGCAGCTATGTTGAAAAAATGGCCTGCGACTAAAAAAGCTTTTTATAAAGCCAATGGTACGCCATACCAGCCTGGCGAACGTTTAGTGCAGAAAGATTTAGCCGAAACCTTAAAGCGTATTGCTAAAGAAGGCCGTAAAGGGTTCTATCAAGGCAAAACTGCCGACTTAATTGTGGCTGAAATGAAACGCCATAACGGGTTAATTACCCATAATGACCTAAAAGGTTATCAACCCGAAATCCGTAAGCCAGTACACGGTACCTATCGTGGTTATGATATTTACTCGATGCCGAGCCCCAGCTCAGGAGGTACTCATGTCGTACAAATCCTGAATATTTTAGAGGGATACCCGATTGGCAAATATGGCCATAACTCTGCTAAAACTATCCACTTAATGGCCGAGGCCATGAAGCGGGCTTATGCCGATCGCTCTAAATATTTAGGCGACACTGACTTTGTAAAGGTACCCGTGGCAGGCTTAACGGATAAGAGTTACGCAAAAACGCTACGTGACCAAATTAACCTGAATAAAGCCACCCCTAGTAAAACTATCAGTCCAGGTACGCCTCCTGGTTATGAAAGCAACGAAACCACCCACTTCTCTATTGTTGATCGATTCGGTAATGCAGTAGCCAACACTTATACCATCAACTTCAGTTATGGCTCTGGTATTGTAGTAGATGGCGCCGGCTTCTTACTGAATAACGAAATGGATGATTTCAGTGCTAAACCTGGAGTGCCCAACGCTTATGGGCTAATTGGTGGAGAAGCGAATAAAATTGAGCCAAACAAACGGATGCTGAGCTCCATGTCACCCACTATTGTGAAAAAAGACGGCAAGAATTTTATGGTGACTGGTAGCCCAGGTGGCTCAAGAATTATTACAACTACTTTACAGGTTATTATGAATGTTATTGACCATAACCTGAATATTCTGGCAGCAGTTAGCGCCCCACGAATTCACCATCAATGGTTACCCGATGAAATTCGTATAGAGCAAGGCATCAGTCCAGACACCATTCGGTTACTGGAAGGCATGGAACACAAAGTGAGCCAACAGTCTGCGATGGGAGCCATTCAAAGTATCATGATCAAAAACGGTACTTTCTACGGCGCCCCCGACCCACGTCGAAGTACCTCTAGCGCCATGGGTATTTAATCTATACCCTTCGCGAATGATTTTTAGGGTTTGTTGTCATCGCATCTCACCCCAATCACCTATTACTTATAGGCTCATGGGGCTTCACTGCTCGACGGCCGTCCCTAAAAACCCTACGCTTTGGGTATATATCTTTGCGTTGATACATTAATGTTGAGTTGACAGCCGCTACACTCAGTTAGCGGCTGTCTATATTTAAGGGGTGCTCTATAAGGGTATTCTTAAGAGTGCGTCTAAAAATAGCAATTTTTTTGTGAGAGCAAGACAGCACCGCACGGAAGGCCACAGTGTATAATTAATACATGAGGACCTGAGTACGGAGCTAATGTAGCTATCGCGAAAAAAGGGCATTTTTAGGAGTGCTCGTAATTATAAGCTCCTAAAATAATGATTAATATCTCGCATCCTTTGCGAGTTATAATGTCTTGGCTCAAAGCCATAACCCCCATTTGAATAATTTACTTTAAAAAAGCCCAAGTTGTTTTGCGAATAAACAGGTAATGGCTCTGCGTTAGCCAACTGTGCCTGACATTGGCTTTTAAGTAAATCATGATCAGCTTGAGAGAGGCTAAAATAATGAACCTCTCTGCCCATCAAATTAGTGTCTGTCACCCACTGACCAGAAGCCGTCACCTGGCTTCCACCTTCATTTACTAACCTTTCTAAACGGTCAGCACCTGAGCAAAGGACCGTCGTCCACTCGGCATGAGCCCCCGCTATACCGACACAGGCTAACATCATTGCTATTGTTTTTTTCATTGGCTAGATACTTTCTATTTAATTAGATATTTATGATTTAAGGCCGCTAATTATAAGTCTTACGAGGTATAGTTAAAGACAACAAGTCTAATACCAGTAATATTCTCTAGAAAGCACTGACCTAAATACCATTTGCATCCTTATATATAGCCAAAGCGAATGGCTTTTAGGGGCGGCCGTCGAGTGATGAAGCCCTATGAGTTTATGTTTTTATAAATGATTAGGGTGAAGAGCGATGACAACAAACCCTAAAAATCATTCGCGAAGGATATAGATGGGGTCATATGCGACTGCTTCCAAAGTAAGCAATAAATACTAAAATTAACTCATATATCTTTAAAATAGTGCCTTTGACATAATTATGTTTTTTAATGTTAACATATTAAAATATCGACTCATGTTCACTTTGCCGCTTTCTCTCATCGTGAACTCCAGCTTTGGTGTTTCGTTTGAGCTAAAAACCGGGGCTCAAGACAGTGCACCGAAATATTTTATGAACAATGGTGTCATGACAGGGCTATGTGTTGAAATCATGCAGGCGATTTCAAAAGAAAATTCGAATATCAAATTTTCTGGTTATAACAAATTCTTTCCATTCAAACGAATAAAGCTCAATATGAAAAAAGGAGCCTTTGATATATTTCTTGGTTTTTCTAGAAATCCTGAACGAGAAAAAATTTATCATTTTGTCGATACACCTTTGTATTCTGTGAAATACATTATGGCCGTAAAAAGCAATGACAATATTAATATACAAAACTTTGAGGATATTAGAAGCTTAGGTAAAAACGGTGCCATCCTTACTCTATTTGGCACAGCTGACGTTAGATTTTTAAAATCACAGGGAGGGCTGACTATTGATGATGGTGGTTTTAATCTCTCGTCACAGTTTGTCAAGCTGTTAGCTAATAGAGGAAGACTTATTTACTATCATAATATTGGATTAGCATACAGTATAAAGAAAGAAGGTTATACTAATAAAATTAAAATGCTACCTAGTGTTTTTAAAACAGCCTACCACTATGCTGCCTTCTCAAAAAAATCACCTTTGAATCATGTAACTGCATTTGAAGAAACATTGAAAAAAATACAGTCAAATGGTGTTTTAGATGAAATATATAATCGATATACATCTAATTAGCCCCCATTTAACAGCATTCAATTAATGAAGACTAATACATCACAAAAAAGCACAATACCAAATAAACAATTACAATAGCTTTTCTAATCCAAAACTCTAGAAAACACTTACAAGAAATCACCCATCAGTTATTAAAAAACCTACCCTGTCGAAATTCTGTAAAATACAAGTCATATTTTCCGCTCTTCTTCAGTGCAGCTAACCCCTTATTGAACTGAACCATAATATTCCTATTTTTTTCAGCTTTCTTATTTAATAACAAAAAATTTGGCTCACTCATAAGCGGTTTAGGGTGATAAGTAATATTGACTACTTCTGTTGGCCGATATTTTGTCTGCATAAGATAAAAGCAAATATTCAGTTCCAATGGAAAAGTGTCAATTCTTCTCATCAATAGCATTTTAATATTCTGACTCTCAGTGGCTACTCTTTCAACCAGTAAATCACCCGCTTTTTCTGCAGCATCAAATGATGGCGTAAAACTATTGCCTATCATTGCTCTAATTCGATAAGACTTTAGATCATCTATACGTTGCCAATTAAAATCAACTTCTTTTAGATGAAAAAACACCCACTTAGTGTAATAAATTGGATCGCTATAATAAAAATATTTTTCACGCTCCTTTCTTTTAGCCCAACCAACTGCCCCATCCCACGAACCGTTTTTAGCAAACTCTAACCCTCTCTTCCAAGGAAAAAAAACCAAAATGCACTTTAATACTTTGTTCAGCAAAAGCATCTTCTATAACTTTAGATACAATGCCAAAGTATTTAAGTTCTTTTGAAAAATAAGGAGGCCACTCACCATTAGTTAATCTAACCACGTGGTCTGCAGCTATAACAATACCACTACTCAATGCAAATGCTATAAAAAAAGTATTGGATATGCTATTTTCATGAAGGCTATATGGTATAGTTGATTTACTGAAATTATAGCAATATTAAGAATTAACTTCCAAATACACCAGCTTAGTCTGGCCAACTACCGAAAGAATAATACTTATCTTTTATCTTTGCTAGCTTTTCTGAGTTTCTTATCTTTTCAACTGTATCCCATATTTTTTCAGAGAAATCAGGATGCTTTGCATAAAGCTGGTGGGATAATATTAAAAAATAAGGTTTAGTCTTTAGCGGTGGAGACAGTTGTTTAATATTATCATGCTTTCTCACATACACTTGTCCAACATTTTCATGAACAGCTAAAGCCGACAGTCGATTATTTAACAACATAATAAAACCTGACTCTGGGTCATCAACTTCTGTCGTTTTAATACCTAAATTATTTAAATCTGCTACTATTGAAAAGCCTCGTTGAGCACCGACTGATAAGTTACTTTTATTTTCTAAAATATTTCCATCCCAACGTACTGGTGCCCCTTCTATCGAATAAAGAAAGTAACTCGAAGTATTAAATCTTCTTCCAATATCCAAGTGACCGGATTTTTTAGGATAACGACCACTTTTTTCTCGTTCTGGTTTATAACTAGCTGATGTCACAGCATTTACACGCCCTTCTTGCAAACTGGCTAAACAACGCTTCCAAGGCATTCTAACAATATTGATATTGACTCCTAAGTCAGCTTCTATTTCTCGAATAAACTCAATAAAAAAACCTGGGTGCTCTCCTGTATAATGGCTTGCGGCCTTTCTATAAATGGGAAAACTGCCTGAGTCTTCTATAGCAAGAACAATCGTTTCAAGCGTTCCAGCAGTAGTAAAAGATAATTGAGTAAACAATACAAAAGTTATTACAAATAGCAATAAGCGCATAATTACCTCTAACACTTAGCAGTAATTACATAATAGTCACTCCAACGGACATAACATAAGAATGAGACTTTCTGCCAATATAAGCAAAAAAACCAGGTTCACAAGGGGCATTATCAATTATCATAATATGTTTGCTATAGTTATAATCAGTCAGTTTAGGCACACATACCCATTGCGAAGGGTATAACATGATAAGAGCCATAATATTTCTATTATTATATAACTATCTTATTCCTATCACAGCCAGCAACAACACCTTAATAATCACACAAGTCACCGATGACAGTCCTCTTACCAATACAGCAAAAGATATCATTCATACGGCTTATAAAAAATTAGGTATCAACATCCATTTCTTAAGACTGCCAGCCGAAAGATCTTTAGTATTAACTAACCAATCAGTCACCGATGGCGAGCTGTTTCGCATTGACAATATCAATTTAGCATACCCCAACTTGATTAAAGTACCGACACCCTAT
This is a stretch of genomic DNA from Spartinivicinus poritis. It encodes these proteins:
- the acnA gene encoding aconitate hydratase AcnA, producing the protein MKVGHDSLNTRRELVVGDHKYLYYDLHALHQEGVGDVSQLPFSLKVLLENLLRFEDSQSVTTADIQALLGWLSQRRASQEIAFRPARVLMQDFTGVPAVVDLATMRQAVQAKQGNPQAINPLIPVDLVIDHSVMVDHFGDTSAFHDNVVLEMTRNQERYQFLKWGQQAFSNFRVVPPGTGICHQVNLEYLAQTVWQCKVGQDHYVYPDTLVGTDSHTTMINGLGVLGWGVGGIEAEAAMLGQPISMLIPEVVGFELTGQLQEGITATDLVLTVTQLLRQEGVVGKFVEFYGAGLSQLPLADRATLANMAPEYGATCGFFPIDQETLNYLTLSGRPAATIALVEAYAKTQGLWRTDDMPPPLYSSQLSLDLATVEASLAGPKRPQDRVALKQAAQTLQATLELAGRTEPSKTNVADYQLTDGDVVIAAITSCTNTSNPAVMLGAGLVAKKALEKGMTVKPWVKTSLAPGSKVVSEYLAASGLQTALDQLGFNLVGYGCTTCIGNSGPLPAPISQAIQQADLHVCSILSGNRNFEGRVHPQVKANWLASPPLVVAYALAGTLRINLTTDPIGEDSQGTPIYLKDIWPTQHEIQQLQTHVSQSLFQQEYQAVFDGTQDWQQLSAPKGDIFNWDSQSTYIRHPPFFEGPYAEPQQSDIEGARMLALLGDSVTTDHISPAGVIKSDSPAGEYLQSQGVEPKDFNSYGSRRGNHEVMMRGTFANIRIRNEMVPGIEGGYTLDVITGEQQPIYDAAMRYQSRGIPLVVIAGKEYGTGSSRDWAAKGTRLLGVKAVIAESFERIHRSNLIGMGVLPLQFEQGVSRASLQLTGEETINITGIKAGLTPQQIVAVVISRPDQSIETINVRCRIDTLDELHYYQQGGILHYVLARAC
- the ggt gene encoding gamma-glutamyltransferase — its product is MIQKFLSIPTKRQLTRCRWGIVTLTLSITACAATPPAKQAIIEGERSVPIEAKKGMVVTSHTLATKVAQQVLAEGGNAIDAAVTAGFALAVTQPRSGNIGGGGFMLISNDKKKMVEAIDYRETAPSGASEKMFQDSKGNVVTDRSRFTHLAAGVPGTVAGLLMALERHGTISRERALAPAIKLAEDGFIVPARFTKGTVEAAAMLKKWPATKKAFYKANGTPYQPGERLVQKDLAETLKRIAKEGRKGFYQGKTADLIVAEMKRHNGLITHNDLKGYQPEIRKPVHGTYRGYDIYSMPSPSSGGTHVVQILNILEGYPIGKYGHNSAKTIHLMAEAMKRAYADRSKYLGDTDFVKVPVAGLTDKSYAKTLRDQINLNKATPSKTISPGTPPGYESNETTHFSIVDRFGNAVANTYTINFSYGSGIVVDGAGFLLNNEMDDFSAKPGVPNAYGLIGGEANKIEPNKRMLSSMSPTIVKKDGKNFMVTGSPGGSRIITTTLQVIMNVIDHNLNILAAVSAPRIHHQWLPDEIRIEQGISPDTIRLLEGMEHKVSQQSAMGAIQSIMIKNGTFYGAPDPRRSTSSAMGI
- a CDS encoding substrate-binding periplasmic protein, producing the protein MFTLPLSLIVNSSFGVSFELKTGAQDSAPKYFMNNGVMTGLCVEIMQAISKENSNIKFSGYNKFFPFKRIKLNMKKGAFDIFLGFSRNPEREKIYHFVDTPLYSVKYIMAVKSNDNINIQNFEDIRSLGKNGAILTLFGTADVRFLKSQGGLTIDDGGFNLSSQFVKLLANRGRLIYYHNIGLAYSIKKEGYTNKIKMLPSVFKTAYHYAAFSKKSPLNHVTAFEETLKKIQSNGVLDEIYNRYTSN
- a CDS encoding substrate-binding periplasmic protein; this encodes MVFFPWKRGLEFAKNGSWDGAVGWAKRKEREKYFYYSDPIYYTKWVFFHLKEVDFNWQRIDDLKSYRIRAMIGNSFTPSFDAAEKAGDLLVERVATESQNIKMLLMRRIDTFPLELNICFYLMQTKYRPTEVVNITYHPKPLMSEPNFLLLNKKAEKNRNIMVQFNKGLAALKKSGKYDLYFTEFRQGRFFNN
- a CDS encoding substrate-binding periplasmic protein, coding for MRLLLFVITFVLFTQLSFTTAGTLETIVLAIEDSGSFPIYRKAASHYTGEHPGFFIEFIREIEADLGVNINIVRMPWKRCLASLQEGRVNAVTSASYKPEREKSGRYPKKSGHLDIGRRFNTSSYFLYSIEGAPVRWDGNILENKSNLSVGAQRGFSIVADLNNLGIKTTEVDDPESGFIMLLNNRLSALAVHENVGQVYVRKHDNIKQLSPPLKTKPYFLILSHQLYAKHPDFSEKIWDTVEKIRNSEKLAKIKDKYYSFGSWPD